In Trifolium pratense cultivar HEN17-A07 linkage group LG7, ARS_RC_1.1, whole genome shotgun sequence, a genomic segment contains:
- the LOC123896310 gene encoding F-box/kelch-repeat protein At3g06240-like — protein sequence MEKSFTPTTKKVSTIHIPDDVEFSILSKISLKSLKRFECVSKSWSMLLKNPYFMKMYQNRIIHRNHSDHDDDDTASLVLRQMVPLPDDYTKAETFLYFVSNERFENKVIFNASLPTKELGKNLIIVGSVSINGILCVTSEDVKERKVVLWNPATDELKVVPPSPVESVTRYRYCKPQIHGFGYDYVRDDYKLIRYVRFKTKDLVYEDYTIPADTVPTDPVWEIYSLSSNSWRTLNMEMPMLKVPATDVEIVRFYLDGMCHWWTQGESHRECCYNAYLVSFDVINEVFFKTPMPSDLHNEFLDYVVQCQLVTLNGYIALIQYYGQSTSFYISLLGELGVEESWTELFYVRLSDSCNVNRPIGVGRKGNIYFMKYDYDSELDSELESSYLYSELVCFDLDTQRIDELGVKAFLCQMAIYKKSLLSI from the coding sequence ATGGAGAAATCTTTCACTCCGACGACCAAAAAGGTTAGCACCATACACATACCTGATGATGTTGAATTTTCAATTCTCTCAAAAATCTCTCTAAAATCTTTGAAACGATTTGAATGTGTATCTAAATCATGGTCAATGTTACTCAAAAACCCTTATTTCATGAAAATGTATCAAAATCGTATCATACATAGAAATCATTCtgatcatgatgatgatgacactGCATCTCTCGTCTTACGGCAAATGGTGCCTTTACCTGATGATTACACCAAAGCGGAaacttttttgtattttgtttctAATGAAAGGTTTGAGAATAAAGTTATATTCAATGCATCACTTCCAACTAAAGAGTTAGGGAAAAATCTTATTATTGTTGGTTCCGTTAGTATTAATGGCATTCTTTGTGTCACCAGTGAGGATGTTAAAGAGAGAAAAGTTGTATTGTGGAACCCTGCTACCGACGAATTGAAGGTCGTTCCTCCTAGCCCTGTTGAGTCTGTGACCCGTTATAGGTATTGTAAACCACAGATTCATGGATTTGGTTATGACTATGTTAGGGATGATTATAAGTTGATTCGATATGTACGGTTTAAAACTAAAGATCTTGTTTATGAAGATTATACAATTCCGGCGGATACGGTGCCTACTGACCCGGTATGGGAGATATATAGTTTAAGTAGCAACTCTTGGAGGACACTTAATATGGAAATGCCTATGTTGAAGGTCCCTGCTACTGATGTAGAAATTGTCCGATTTTATTTGGACGGAATGTGTCACTGGTGGACTCAAGGAGAATCGCATCGTGAATGCTGTTATAATGCGTATTTGGTGTCGTTTGATGTGATTAATGAGGTGTTTTTTAAAACACCCATGCCCTCTGACCTGCATAATGAATTTCTTGATTATGTGGTGCAGTGTCAATTGGTGACGTTAAATGGGTACATTGCTTTGATCCAATATTACGGGCAGTCAACTTCTTTTTACATATCACTTTTGGGTGAACTCGGTGTGGAGGAATCATGGACTGAGCTATTTTATGTTAGGCTCTCGGACTCGTGTAATGTTAACCGTCCCATTGGAGTGGGGAGGAAAGGCaacatatattttatgaaatatgaTTACGATTCCGAACTAGATAGCGAACTAGAATCTTCTTATCTATATAGCGAACTGGTCTGCTTTGATTTGGATACCCAGAGGATTGATGAGCTTGGTGTCAAAGCATTTTTATGTCAGATGGCAATTTATAAGAAAAGCCTTCTTTCAATTTGA
- the LOC123896312 gene encoding F-box/kelch-repeat protein At3g06240-like — translation MEKSVTPTTKKVSTIQIPDDVEFSILSKLSLKSLKRFECVSKSWSMLLKNPYFMKMYQNHIIHRNHSDHDDDDTASLILRQMVPLPDYVNVESFLYSVSNERFENKVLFNASLPTKELGKNLIIVGSVSINGILCVTSKDVKERKVVLWNPATDELKVIPPSPVESVTRYRYCKPQIHGFGYDYVRDDYKLIRYVRFKTKDLVYEDYTIPANTVPTDPVWEIYSLSSNSWRTLNMEMPILKVISSNVEIVRFYLDGMCHWWTQGESHCECCYNVYLVSFDVINEVFFKTPMPSDLDNEFRDYVVQCQLVTLNGYIALIQYYWESTSFYISLLGELGVEESWTKVQDELEAEYGKFLDDYAKNYDNYDGQGSPINDDNISHTENNINQCTDNVYGQVFGGLSITGQLTESYVFELTLSDLNNATKTQFTLPSEFSDYVRRYNFYKLLLQIPNKDISIVHLKYPNNPSENVKIARG, via the exons ATGGAGAAATCTGTCACTCCGACGACCAAAAAGGTTAGCACCATACAAATACCTGATGATGTTGAATTTTCAATTCTATCAAAACTCTCTCTAAAATCTTTGAAACGATTTGAATGTGTATCTAAATCATGGTCAATGTTACTCAAAAACCCTTATTTCATGAAAATGTATCAAAATCATATCATACATAGAAACCATTCtgatcatgatgatgatgacactGCATCTCTTATCTTACGGCAAATGGTGCCTTTACCTGATTACGTCAACGTCGAATCCTTTTTGTATTCTGTTTCTAATGAAAGGTTTGAGAATAAGGTTTTATTCAATGCATCACTTCCAACTAAAGAGTTAGGGAAAAATCTTATTATTGTTGGTTCCGTTAGTATTAATGGCATTCTTTGTGTAACGAGTAAGGACGTTAAAGAGAGAAAAGTTGTATTGTGGAACCCTGCTACCGATGAATTGAAGGTCATTCCTCCTAGCCCTGTTGAGTCTGTGACCCGTTATAGGTATTGCAAACCGCAGATTCATGGATTTGGTTATGACTATGTTAGGGATGATTATAAGTTGATTCGATATGTACGGTTTAAAACTAAAGATCTTGTTTATGAAGATTATACAATTCCGGCGAATACGGTGCCTACTGACCCGGTTTGGGAGATATATAGTTTAAGTAGCAACTCTTGGAGGACACTTAATATGGAAATGCCTATATTGAAG GTCATTTCTTCTAATGTAGAAATTGTCCGATTTTACCTGGATGGAATGTGTCACTGGTGGACTCAAGGAGAATCACATTGTGAATGCTGTTATAATGTGTATTTGGTGTCGTTTGATGTGATTAATGAGGTGTTTTTTAAAACACCCATGCCCTCTGACCTGGATAATGAATTCCGTGATTATGTGGTGCAGTGTCAATTAGTGACGTTAAACGGGTACATTGCGTTGATCCAATATTACTGGGAGTCAACTTCTTTTTACATATCACTTTTGGGTGAACTTGGTGTGGAGGAATCATGGACTAAG GTTCAAG atgaACTGGAGGCAGAATATGGAAAATTTCTTGATGACTATGCAAAAAACTATGACAATTATGATGGTCAAGGATCACCTATAAATGATGACAACATTTCACATACTGAAAATAACATAAATCAGTGTACTGATAATGTTTACGGTCAAGTTTTCGGTGGTTTGTCAATTACCGGTCAACTAACTGAATCATATGTTTTTGAATTGACTCTTTCTGACCTAAACAATGCTACAAAGACTCAATTT ACATTACCTTCTGAATTTAGCGATTATGTAAGGCGATACAATTTTTATAAGCTGCTTCTGCAAATACCAAACAAAGATATTTCAATAGTTCACTTGAAATATCCGAACAATCCTTCAGAGAATGTCAAGATTGCTAGAGGATGA
- the LOC123896313 gene encoding uncharacterized protein LOC123896313, producing the protein MKVSVKRDLGLQVRIVWLGDSSNCYSVKSGYKVLTEDSNVGSQPAYKKVWHKLVPLKVAVFVWQVLQNRIPSKENLCKRGIVDSTAINCARNCERVESSSHILFECNIAYEVWMNMCRWLGVNSVMPNQCITHIDAFTDLVQKKRGTEAGLRTIWFACTWCIWKARNAKVFQDKNVSAAEIAERSKLLAWNWLRIKSRNFMYDIAHWITNPVICLESVE; encoded by the exons ATGAAAGTATCTGTT AAGCGCGACTTGGGTTTGCAAGTTCGAATTGTGTGGCTTGGTGATAGTTCGAATTGCTACTCTGTTAAGTCAGGATACAAAGTCTTAACAGAGGACAGCAATGTGGGGAGTCAACCAGCATACAAGAAGGTGTGGCACAAATTAGTACCATTAAAGGTGGCAGTATTTGTGTGGCAGGTGCTGCAAAATCGTATCCCTTCAAAAGAAAATCTTTGTAAGAGAGGAATTGTAGATAGTACTGCAATTAATTGTGCAAGAAATTGTGAGAGGGTGGAGTCATCATCTCATATTCTCTTCGAATGTAATATTGCGTACGAAGTTTGGATGAATATGTGCAGATGGCTAGGGGTGAACTCGGTTATGCCCAATCAGTGTATTACACATATTGACGCGTTCACTGATTTAGTGCAAAAGAAAAGAGGTACGGAAGCAGGGCTTAGAACCATTTGGTTTGCTTGTACATGGTGCATTTGGAAAGCTAGAAATGCTAAGGTTTTTCAGGACAAAAATGTTTCAGCTGCAGAGATTGCTGAACGATCTAAACTACTTGCATGGAACTGGCTGAGAATAAAGTCAAGAaatttcatgtatgatattGCTCATTGGATAACAAATCCAGTTATTTGCCTAGAATCTGTCGAGTGA
- the LOC123898123 gene encoding putative F-box protein At3g16210 isoform X2 has protein sequence MMEKSVTPTIMGKVSKHIPDDVLFSILSKLSLKSLKRFESVCKSWSLLFENPYFMRIYQDHIIHRNHSDHDDASIILRRIVQAPRELLISLYLVYGNNFENKVKLDTSLPSQELGQKIIIVGSVSINGILCLTSMVVEDRKVVLWNPATDELKVIPPSPVESVTPFRVFLPQIHGFGYDGVRDDYKVLRYVQFGQISVLDTLARGLSDEHVAWNEISYEPLWEIYSLRSNLWRKLDIKMPTLMVSFADVEIVRFYMDGMCHWWTQTSWSDDIDEASESYLVSFDVSNEVFFTTPMPDDSFDLGLVESHLVMLNGYIALISYYGETATFYISILGEIGVKESWTKLFIVGSLSTVERPIGAGKKGNILFLTKDDELVCFDLGTQKIVELGFEGDMCQMG, from the exons ATGATGGAGAAATCTGTGACTCCGACGATTATGGGAAAGGTTAGCAAACACATACCTGATGATGTTTTATTCTCCATTCTATCAAAACTGTCTTTAAAATCTTTGAAGCGATTTGAATCTGTATGTAAATCATGGTCATTGTTATTTGAAAACCCTTATTTCATGAGAATCTACCAAGATCATATCATACATAGAAATCACTCTGATCATGATGATGCATCTATTATCTTACGCCGTATTGTACAAGCTCCTCGTGAATTGCTGATTTCTTTGTATTTGGTTTATGGTAACAACTTTGAAAATAAGGTCAAATTAGACACATCACTTCCATCTCAAGAGCTAggtcaaaaaattataattgtgGGTTCTGTTAGTATCAATGGCATTCTTTGTTTAACCAGTATGGTTGTGGAAGATAGAAAAGTTGTATTGTGGAACCCTGCTACCGACGAATTGAAGGTCATTCCTCCTAGCCCTGTTGAGTCTGTTACCCCTTTTAGGGTTTTTTTACCGCAAATTCATGGATTTGGTTATGACGGTGTTAGGGATGACTATAAGGTGCTTCGATATGTACAATTTGGTCAAATAAGTGTTTTGGATACTCTAGCTCGTGGTTTATCAGATGAACATGTGGCATGGAATGAGATATCTTATGAGCCTTTATGGGAGATATATAGTCTAAGAAGTAACTTGTGGAGGAAACTTGATATTAAAATGCCTACGTTGATGGTCTCTTTTGCTGATGTAGAAATTGTCCGATTTTACATGGATGGAATGTGCCACTGGTGGACTCAAACATCATGGAGTGATGATATTGATGAAGCAAGTGAATCAtatttggtgtcatttgatGTGAGTAATGAGGTGTTTTTTACAACACCCATGCCTGATGATAGTTTTGATCTTGGATTGGTGGAGAGTCATTTGGTGATGTTGAATGGGTACATTGCTTTGATCTCATATTATGGGGAGACGGCTACTTTTTACATATCAATTTTAGGCGAAATTGGTGTGAAGGAATCGTGGACTAAACTCTTTATTGTTGGGTCCCTGTCTACTGTTGAGCGTCCCATTGGAGCGGGGAAAAAAGGAAATATACTTTTCTTGACAAAAGATGACGAACTGGTTTGCTTTGATTTGGGTACCCAGAAGATTGTTGAGCTTGGCTTCGAAGGAGATATGTGTCAAATG GGATGA
- the LOC123898123 gene encoding putative F-box protein At3g16210 isoform X1 has translation MMEKSVTPTIMGKVSKHIPDDVLFSILSKLSLKSLKRFESVCKSWSLLFENPYFMRIYQDHIIHRNHSDHDDASIILRRIVQAPRELLISLYLVYGNNFENKVKLDTSLPSQELGQKIIIVGSVSINGILCLTSMVVEDRKVVLWNPATDELKVIPPSPVESVTPFRVFLPQIHGFGYDGVRDDYKVLRYVQFGQISVLDTLARGLSDEHVAWNEISYEPLWEIYSLRSNLWRKLDIKMPTLMVSFADVEIVRFYMDGMCHWWTQTSWSDDIDEASESYLVSFDVSNEVFFTTPMPDDSFDLGLVESHLVMLNGYIALISYYGETATFYISILGEIGVKESWTKLFIVGSLSTVERPIGAGKKGNILFLTKDDELVCFDLGTQKIVELGFEGDMCQMVIYKESLLSIRGIEN, from the coding sequence ATGATGGAGAAATCTGTGACTCCGACGATTATGGGAAAGGTTAGCAAACACATACCTGATGATGTTTTATTCTCCATTCTATCAAAACTGTCTTTAAAATCTTTGAAGCGATTTGAATCTGTATGTAAATCATGGTCATTGTTATTTGAAAACCCTTATTTCATGAGAATCTACCAAGATCATATCATACATAGAAATCACTCTGATCATGATGATGCATCTATTATCTTACGCCGTATTGTACAAGCTCCTCGTGAATTGCTGATTTCTTTGTATTTGGTTTATGGTAACAACTTTGAAAATAAGGTCAAATTAGACACATCACTTCCATCTCAAGAGCTAggtcaaaaaattataattgtgGGTTCTGTTAGTATCAATGGCATTCTTTGTTTAACCAGTATGGTTGTGGAAGATAGAAAAGTTGTATTGTGGAACCCTGCTACCGACGAATTGAAGGTCATTCCTCCTAGCCCTGTTGAGTCTGTTACCCCTTTTAGGGTTTTTTTACCGCAAATTCATGGATTTGGTTATGACGGTGTTAGGGATGACTATAAGGTGCTTCGATATGTACAATTTGGTCAAATAAGTGTTTTGGATACTCTAGCTCGTGGTTTATCAGATGAACATGTGGCATGGAATGAGATATCTTATGAGCCTTTATGGGAGATATATAGTCTAAGAAGTAACTTGTGGAGGAAACTTGATATTAAAATGCCTACGTTGATGGTCTCTTTTGCTGATGTAGAAATTGTCCGATTTTACATGGATGGAATGTGCCACTGGTGGACTCAAACATCATGGAGTGATGATATTGATGAAGCAAGTGAATCAtatttggtgtcatttgatGTGAGTAATGAGGTGTTTTTTACAACACCCATGCCTGATGATAGTTTTGATCTTGGATTGGTGGAGAGTCATTTGGTGATGTTGAATGGGTACATTGCTTTGATCTCATATTATGGGGAGACGGCTACTTTTTACATATCAATTTTAGGCGAAATTGGTGTGAAGGAATCGTGGACTAAACTCTTTATTGTTGGGTCCCTGTCTACTGTTGAGCGTCCCATTGGAGCGGGGAAAAAAGGAAATATACTTTTCTTGACAAAAGATGACGAACTGGTTTGCTTTGATTTGGGTACCCAGAAGATTGTTGAGCTTGGCTTCGAAGGAGATATGTGTCAAATGGTAATttataaggaaagtcttctttCCATTAGAGGAATAgagaattaa
- the LOC123899549 gene encoding uncharacterized protein At5g19025 — protein sequence MNMQEALVLTTAMPPSSSSSSSSWTHHCNNLCNCKHAPSATLDLLILLLVLFSGAFLLSSYFSYIFNSLSLLLPSFSLPIPYLIGFIFFFAVSVFSVELCCGSRSRKCNRKGCKGLKKATEFDLQIERFGSGSGSGSGLGLGEYDKLPWKGGTEGNPDYECLRSELRKMAPINGRALLLFRAPCGCPIAKLEASGPKKGKRHKRSPQNATLNGGGDHR from the coding sequence aTGAACATGCAAGAAGCACTTGTATTGACCACAGCAATGCCcccatcatcttcatcatcttcatcatcatggACCCATCATTGCAACAATCTCTGTAACTGCAAACACGCTCCATCCGCCACCTTAGACCTTCTCATCCTCCTCCTTGTTCTCTTCTCCGGCGCTTTCCTCCTTTCCTCCTATTTCTCCTACATCTTCAACTCCCTCTCTCTCCTCCTCCCTTCTTTCTCTCTCCCAATCCCTTACCTAATCggattcatcttcttcttcgcTGTTTCCGTTTTCTCTGTCGAGTTATGTTGCGGTTCAAGATCTCGTAAATGTAATAGGAAAGGTTGTAAGGGACTTAAGAAAGCTACCGAGTTTGATTTACAGATAGAGAGATTCGGTTCTGGTTCTGGTTCTGGTTCTGGATTAGGGTTGGGTGAATATGATAAACTTCCTTGGAAAGGTGGAACTGAAGGAAATCCTGATTATGAGTGTCTTAGGTCTGAATTGAGGAAAATGGCTCCGATTAATGGTCGTGCACTTTTGCTTTTTAGGGCTCCTTGTGGTTGTCCTATTGCTAAGCTTGAAGCTTCTGGTCCTAAGAAAGGAAAGCGTCATAAGAG